Proteins from a single region of uncultured Methanobrevibacter sp.:
- a CDS encoding zinc ribbon domain-containing protein — protein sequence MVFRRCPQCGSTSDDAYGFCIKCGHEFPEIPKTEGTCPLCGFQNPEEADFCVKCGTPLIFKNQLENNSIINPVVITKTVPKAQEAPKRTTFQTIMVIFGYLFSILGGLLGLIIAIYLVTRKNPSLKKHGYIQLAIFIFYIALIIILYATGNIPGDIIAQYRQILSGNITSLRL from the coding sequence ATGGTTTTTAGAAGATGCCCACAATGCGGTTCAACAAGCGATGATGCATATGGATTTTGTATAAAATGCGGACATGAATTTCCGGAAATTCCAAAAACAGAAGGTACCTGTCCATTATGCGGTTTTCAAAATCCAGAAGAAGCGGATTTTTGTGTCAAATGCGGAACACCTCTTATCTTTAAAAACCAACTGGAAAACAACAGCATAATCAATCCTGTAGTCATCACCAAAACAGTCCCAAAAGCACAGGAAGCCCCGAAAAGAACCACATTCCAAACAATCATGGTAATTTTTGGATATCTGTTTTCAATACTCGGAGGCCTTCTCGGACTGATAATTGCAATATATCTTGTAACCAGAAAAAATCCTAGCCTTAAAAAACACGGTTATATTCAATTGGCAATTTTCATCTTCTACATTGCACTTATAATCATTTTATATGCAACAGGAAACATTCCAGGAGATATCATTGCGCAATATCGCCAGATTCTTTCCGGAAACATAACTTCATTGAGACTTTAG
- the rimI gene encoding ribosomal protein S18-alanine N-acetyltransferase: MIVRKFRPTDLKRVYEIENMSFDQSYGIKIFQELYEMGIGFLVAEVNDYVVGYVMFWLKYENQGHIISLAVDKNYRRKGYGTELLAKAISILFLISDTIYLEVRASNKGAIEFYRQFHFKQDRVVPNYYESGEDAVILYLKSQ, translated from the coding sequence ATGATTGTAAGAAAGTTTCGCCCTACTGATTTAAAAAGAGTTTATGAAATAGAAAACATGTCATTTGACCAGTCATACGGCATCAAAATATTTCAGGAGTTATATGAAATGGGTATTGGCTTTTTGGTGGCTGAAGTTAATGATTATGTGGTCGGATATGTGATGTTCTGGCTCAAATATGAAAATCAGGGTCATATAATATCTCTTGCAGTTGATAAAAATTACAGAAGAAAAGGCTATGGGACTGAGCTTTTAGCTAAGGCCATAAGCATCTTATTTTTGATTTCAGATACAATTTATCTGGAAGTTAGAGCATCCAACAAGGGCGCTATAGAATTTTACAGGCAATTCCACTTTAAACAGGACAGGGTTGTTCCAAACTATTATGAAAGCGGAGAGGATGCCGTGATTTTATATCTAAAGTCTCAATGA
- a CDS encoding UPF0146 family protein has product MWNDFRDYILSEIQDKPTKIAEVGVGKFSMIADELSKKENITLIKTDIMPADDTVVKDDITNPNLDLYKDTDIIYSIRPPSELQPHIVKLAQTVNAQLIIKPLTNEDLNTGRVKMKLKNFKKASFYILR; this is encoded by the coding sequence ATGTGGAACGATTTTAGAGATTACATTTTAAGTGAAATTCAGGATAAACCAACAAAAATAGCCGAAGTAGGTGTTGGAAAATTCAGCATGATTGCTGATGAGTTATCAAAAAAAGAAAATATCACTCTAATAAAAACAGACATAATGCCTGCAGACGATACTGTAGTTAAAGACGATATTACCAATCCCAATTTAGATTTATACAAAGACACAGATATTATCTATTCAATCAGACCCCCAAGTGAACTTCAGCCACATATTGTTAAGCTTGCCCAGACAGTAAATGCACAGCTGATTATAAAGCCACTTACAAACGAAGATTTAAATACCGGCAGAGTTAAAATGAAATTAAAAAATTTCAAAAAAGCAAGTTTTTACATATTAAGGTGA